The DNA region CATGCCGGCCAGCACCCGGCGGCGCCGGAGCCAGAACGCCACGAACTCCCGGGCCTCGGTGCTGCCGCGGAAGACGACCCGGTCGTAGCCGTCGCGCCCCACGTGGCCCGTGTACTCCATGCCCAGGTCGTACTGGTCGGTGAAGAAGTACGGAAGCCTGTCGTAGCGCACCTCGCCGCCGAGCATCGATCTGGCCGCCGCCGCGGGCTGGTTGAGGGCGTTCGCCCAGTGCTCGACGCGGATGTGCCTTCCCAGCAGCGGATGGAACGCACCGGCCACGTCGCCCGCCGCCCAGATGTCCGGATGGGAGGTGCGCAGCGCGGCGTCCACGCGGATGCCGTCCTCGACGTCGAGTCCGGCCGCGGCGGCGAGCCCCGTGTTGGGTGTGACGCCTACACCGACGACGACGGCGTCGGCCTCGATGCGTTCGCCGCCGTGGAGCAGCACGCCGTCGGCGCGCCCGTGCCGGCCGGTGATCTCCGTGACGTGCGCGCCGCAGCGCAGATCCACGCCGTGCGCGGTGTGCAGATCGGCGAAGACCTGTGCGGCCTCGCGGCCAAGAAGTCCCAGCAGCGGCAGTTCCCCGGCCTCCAGCAGGGTCACCTCCACGCCTGCCGCGCGGGCGGCTGCCGTGGTCTCCAGCCCGATCCATCCGGCGCCGATGACGACGATCCGGGAGGCTGTGCTGAAGGTCGCCTTGAGGGTGTCGCTGTCCGAGAGGCGGCGCAGATAGTGCACGCGGTCGAGGTTCTCGCCCGCGACCGGCAGCCGCCGCGGGGAGGAGCCGGTGGCCAGCAGCAGTTTCGCGTAAGGGAGCCGGGCGCCGTCCGCGAGCGACACCGTGCGGCCGCCTGGGTCGATTTCCGTGACGGGTGCGCCGAGCCGCAGTTCCACGTCGTTGTCGACGTACCAGTCGCGGGGGTGTACGTAGGCGTCCTCGCGTGGGGAGGTGCCCTGTAGGTAGCCCTTCGACAGCGGGGGGCGCTCGTACGGGCGCTCCTTCTCGTCGCCGACCAGGATGAGGGGGCCGTCGAAGCCCCCTTCGCGCAGTGCCTCGGCGGCCTTGGCTCCGGCGAGCCCGGCGCCGGCGATCACGAAGGGGCTGTCAGCGGCCATCTCTGCTCCTCAGCCTTGCTCCTGCCCTCTGCCACGAGGCCCGGACCGCGCACGTCCGGGCCCCCGGGGCCCGCTGCCGCCGGACGGAGGCGTCCTCTGCCGCTCAGGCTCCGGTGCGAAGTTCCTTCTCCAGTGTCCCGAACATCTCGCTCCAGGAGGCGGCGAACTTATCGACGCCCTCCTCCTCCAGCGTCGTCACCACGTCGTGGTAGGAGACGCCTGCCACTTCGAGATCGTCGAGGATCTGCTGCGACTCGGCGTATCTGCTGTGCACCGTGTCACCTCGTATCTCGCCGTGGTCCTCGACGGCACGCAGGGTCGCCTCGGGCATGGTGTTGACGACGTCGGGTGCGACCAGTTCGACGACATAGCGGGTGTCGTCGTACGACGGGTCCTTCACGCCGGTGGACGCCCACAGCGGACGCTGCGGCCGCATTCCCGCCCGCTCCAGCGACCGCCAGCGCTCGCCGGACCTCGCCTTCTCGAAGTGCTCATATGCGAGGCGGGCGTTGGCGATGGCTGCTCGGCCGCGCAGGGCCTGCGCCTGAGAACTGCCCAGCTTGTCCAGCCGGTTGTCGGTCTCGGTGTCCACGCGGCTGACGAAGAAGGACGCCACGGACGCCATGGACGACAGATCGTGTCCCGCGGAGCGCGCCTCCTCCATGCCTGCGAGGAACGCGTCGACGACCTGGTCGTAGCGGTCGAGGGAGAAGATCAGCGTCACATTGACGCTGATGCCCTCGGCGAGGGCCGCGCTGATGGCTCCCAGTCCCTCGCGGGTGGCGGGGATCTTCACATAGAGGTTGGGCCGGTCCACCAGCCACCACAGCGCACGGGCCTCGGCGAGGGTCGCCTCCGTGTCGCGGGCGAGACGCGGATCGACCTCGATGGAGACACGTCCGTCCTTGCCTCCGGTGGCCTCGTATACGCCGTGCAGTACGTCGCAGGCCCAGCGCACGTCGTAGGCGGTGACGAGCCGCGCCGCCTCGGGGACGCCCACGCCCCGGCGGGCGAGCCCCGCGAGCTGGGCGTCGTAGCGCCGGCCGGACCCGATCGCCTTGTCGAAGATCGTCGGATTGCTGGTGATGCCCACGACGCCCTGCTCGCTCACGAGCCGGGAGAGCCCGCCTCCGGCGAGCCGCTCTCGGCTCAGATCGTCCAGCCAGGGAGCCACGCCTTCCGCCGTGAGCCTTTCCAGGGTGGCGGTCATGTGTCCACTCCTCGGGTCGTCTCCCCCGAGAGTCCATGACTCCAACGTAACGCCGCGCGGAGCGGGGCCGTGACCTGGGCGTACGGGCCCGCTGATCTGCGCGTACGGGGCCCCGGAGGCCCGCGCGTACGGACCCCGCGGCCCGGGCACGCGGCCACGGCGGGCGGCGTCAGGCCCGGTCGATGCCCTCGAACCAGGTCGGACCGTCGACGGACGCCTGCTTGATGCGGGCCACCGCGAACTCCTCCAGCGGCGGCAGGGCGTCCAGCCCGAACCAGCCGACCTCCAGGGACTCGTCGTCGTTCACCCGGGCCTCGCCCCCGACGGCGCGGCAGCGGAAGCAGACGTCCATGAACTGGCATACGTCGCCGTTGGGGAAGGTCACCGGCTCCTCCAACGCCTCTACGCAGACGACGCGTTCGGCGACGCAGAGGACGGCCGTCTCCTCCTCCACCTCGCGCTGCGCCGCCGCCGCGGGCTGCTCGCCCGGCTCGGGGATGCCGCCGATGATCGACCAGCGCCCGGTGTCGGAGCGCCTGCCC from Streptomyces marispadix includes:
- the tal gene encoding transaldolase, whose translation is MTATLERLTAEGVAPWLDDLSRERLAGGGLSRLVSEQGVVGITSNPTIFDKAIGSGRRYDAQLAGLARRGVGVPEAARLVTAYDVRWACDVLHGVYEATGGKDGRVSIEVDPRLARDTEATLAEARALWWLVDRPNLYVKIPATREGLGAISAALAEGISVNVTLIFSLDRYDQVVDAFLAGMEEARSAGHDLSSMASVASFFVSRVDTETDNRLDKLGSSQAQALRGRAAIANARLAYEHFEKARSGERWRSLERAGMRPQRPLWASTGVKDPSYDDTRYVVELVAPDVVNTMPEATLRAVEDHGEIRGDTVHSRYAESQQILDDLEVAGVSYHDVVTTLEEEGVDKFAASWSEMFGTLEKELRTGA
- a CDS encoding NAD(P)/FAD-dependent oxidoreductase; its protein translation is MAADSPFVIAGAGLAGAKAAEALREGGFDGPLILVGDEKERPYERPPLSKGYLQGTSPREDAYVHPRDWYVDNDVELRLGAPVTEIDPGGRTVSLADGARLPYAKLLLATGSSPRRLPVAGENLDRVHYLRRLSDSDTLKATFSTASRIVVIGAGWIGLETTAAARAAGVEVTLLEAGELPLLGLLGREAAQVFADLHTAHGVDLRCGAHVTEITGRHGRADGVLLHGGERIEADAVVVGVGVTPNTGLAAAAGLDVEDGIRVDAALRTSHPDIWAAGDVAGAFHPLLGRHIRVEHWANALNQPAAAARSMLGGEVRYDRLPYFFTDQYDLGMEYTGHVGRDGYDRVVFRGSTEAREFVAFWLRRRRVLAGMNVNVWDVTGPLRTLVTSGLPVDEAKLGDVGVPLTEVHAEG
- a CDS encoding NUDIX hydrolase: MATPEFIRRIRATAGHQLLYLPGVSAIVFDDEGRVLLGRRSDTGRWSIIGGIPEPGEQPAAAAQREVEEETAVLCVAERVVCVEALEEPVTFPNGDVCQFMDVCFRCRAVGGEARVNDDESLEVGWFGLDALPPLEEFAVARIKQASVDGPTWFEGIDRA